ttgttaaaaattagacataaatttttttttttaagttccaATAAATCATTTccattaagtttaacggattccgtcacctttacaatttagttcaaaacatgaggtgtTGAGTTGTACGTTTTGAAACTACACAGAGCTTTTCTATATATTAAATTTACAATagagggtttttttttattttttaccctttttttttaatgtttaccACCAAAGAAGACTTTAAAAGCACTGTTTGGTTTATTCAGACTAATTAGTCATAGAGTTGGATGTTTTTTCTCAAGTGATATCGCTAAGGAATAATCTGATAATAAGCTAGTAGAGGACCCTTCAGGCAATTCTACAGCGCAGGTAATCATCTGGCAACAGAGCTATTAACTTAATCAAAATTCAATATAAGGCAACATTCCACTGGctcattatttttaaaatatcactGTCACATCATAATAGATAGATTTTTCATACATAACTTACAGCTACATAAAATTTAGCATGCAAGTCTTTGTTTTTGTTACTTGGTTCTTTTAGGGCGCATAAAAGGGCAAATAGCAAATTGATGTGTTATCTTTGCACGCTTCTGTTGGGAATACTCTGCAACTCACTACATTAAAAAGTTGTTGAAGGGAAACATCGCTTCTTAACTACCTAACCAAACTGTGATTGTTTAGTTTAAAATGCACTTAATCTAGTGGCTGAAAGTAGTACCTCTTCCGCAAAAAGCTCCTCCAGTACATCATTTATTTGCCGATCCTCTGCAACCATTGCTAGTGCCATGCTGACAAGCTCGTTTGATAAGACATAGTCACTGATTTTTGACATAGATAAGAGGTTTTTAGTCCTGGGGTCCAGGATTTCACTAATTATAACCGACTTATCTGAAGCCTGCTGCATTTCCCCAATCCAGGAACCTTGTGAGAAGCTACTTCTGTGAACTTGTGAAACCATAGCTTCCCTGTATGGAAGGCGTTTCGCCTGCAAAGTCAAAAGAAAGATTAGGTCTTCCTGATTTTCTGAATCTAAAAGGCTCAAATGCTTTAAACATCGTGCAGCTACAGAAGCACCTGAGCAGTAAATCATAATAGCATTTGGATCTGGGTCCTAATGTTGTGATCTATTACAAAGGACTATCATATCTTCCATCCTCTAAACTCTTTCATTAAGTAAAGGGAAGGTTTCAGGGCATATGGTTCTTCTCAAGACTTAATCAAGCTGGTCAAAAGCTGCTGCAAAAGATGTTTTCTTGAAAGCCATGCATGCATATGATATTCAGAGCTGAAACCCGGATTCAGAATACTGATGCACATTGAGGGGATAATATTTATAAACTTCATAGCTGACCGAATAAAAGCAATTAAAAAGTACAAAACAACTTAAAtgcaaattaatataaaatctTGATGACTGTGCTAGTATACATCTTACAGAAGGTAGCATGCAAGATGTGCATATTGCAATTCTAACCATAACTTTCACAAACATAACGAAGTTGCTACATTTTCTCACAAAAATGACTGTAAGAAGATATCCATCGAGAGCACATTAGGACACCATAGAAGTGATTATAAGCATATCTTCcacccaaaagaaaaaggaagagtaaATTAGTCTTGCTCAAGTACAACCTACTATGCAATTTTGGTAAGAAAAGTAATAGAAGTGAGCAGCAAGAACTGTATACGAAGCAGCATCACATAGAATAAGAAGATGCAATTAGTGTTGAAAAGtctaaactactccataaacctgaaaaagaaaataacgGTGTTTATTCAccataaaagaaaggaaaaagagccAATATCTGGAGAAGCTCGCATAATTTAAGTTGGCTATTTCCTATCATGGTGCTGTTATGATATTTACCATTCAGTAGcaaattaaaataagaaattcgAATGCAATAGATTCTTTAGAACCTTGACGTACTGTTTTAACCAGAAATATAGATTGACTATGATTGATGGTATAAATGCAGAAGAAGCAAATGGAGAGGTAGATGAGTCAAATATGGGTTTAAGTGTTTCCAAAAATGCTAGACTTAATCTATTCAGAAGTAGCAAATGGAGAGGAAGATGAGTAAAATATGGGCTTAAGTCTTTCCATGAATACTAGACCAGAGATTAAGTTGATAAATGACAATGTCTGAGCAAAGTACCTGAATATCACGGATAAGAAGCAATGTGGCAAGAGATCTGGAATCAGCCTGGATTGCTGAATCTTCAACTGATTCATCAGCTAAAATTAAGATCTGCATATAAATAGGAGGAGCTTTGGTACAGAGAAGGAGATTAGACAATTCAAAGACTAGTAGTTGTCCAGATAATCACTACTTGAACCAAGATGTTGGTAATTGGTCTAAAGGTACCACTTTTTAATGTTGATTGGACTTTGGCAGACCAGTTTACTGGCGACAATTTTCTGTTAAAGTCATAAAAGAGATGCTTATAACACAATTACAAAAACAGAATACTTACAGAATCAAAAGATTCTAATGGCAGGCTTTCAAGGTGACGTCGAACAACAGCATTTCCTTCACGGTTAACCAGCGTTATATTGACCAATCTGCTGCTATCAAGGCCACCATCTATGAGCTTTTTCTCCCTTTCCTTTTCGGGAACTTCATTGAGCATCCACAACTCTGAATCAGGTGCTAAAAAGGCATCCAATACCTAGCACAATAGTGTAGACTTTAATATGGCATGTAAGTCATAAGATGTTAGATGTTATGTCTTAGGAAGCCAAGGTTGATATAATCAAAGAAGGATCCCAAATTGGAAGAACTTAAAGGTTGTGCTCCATGTTGAGTAATGGGATGCAGATGCATATCAGAATGTGTTCTGTGAATAGCTTGGCCGCATTGAATTGCATAAGACACTGGTATAAGTAGTGGAAACATATGGTAGCTTCTGACAAGGATACCATAATCATATCTTCCATATCTCGACGCCAACCACAAAAAAGTATGCGCTCTGCAGATTTTGGAACAATAAAATCCTTGGGTAGATATCCTCTCTGAACCTGCAGCATTCAggtgaaaagagaaaagaattaGGGGCTATGATTGATAGAGCTTACCACAATCATATCATCAATGTCCCGCCTCCATCCACAAAGTAGTATCTTCTGTGGCTTTCTTGCTGGTCGGGTGATGGGCATGAATGGTGCTTCTTTGACCTGAATAACCAAATTAACTGTGTGTCTGTAAGTTTTGTTTATGGTATGCCCCACTTAGTTGGATTCCATCACAGGAATCACCATACTGTCAAGAGCAGAAGAGCATTTCTTTGCTGAGTGGCCTACCATTGGATGATATTCTTTCTTTGAAATGATTAAGCACTTTCTTTCCAATTCTCCAATCAGACAAGACGAAAACATTGGAAAGCCTTTCAGAGTGCTTAAAATTTAGTATGTGGTTTCACTGTTGTAAGCTCTTAACGAGCAAGCTTATTTTGAACACACCCTTAAATTTAGAAGCAATAACTCTATGATGGTAAAACTACAGCATTGCAACTGCCCAATGGGCAATTTACTCGATCTGCAGACAAGTAGCTTTTCCACTTGCAGAAGTACAACCACATACTCCTAACCCTTCCAAGATCCAAAAATGACATCACACTATTCCAATTGCCTATCTAGTCATTCTGATCATAAACGCAGTTAGACTGACCAGTTTACCAGAACCAGACATAGATGCTATTGATCAGCTTGATGAATCAACGTATGAAGAGTCAACAAACAGCTCAATACTTGAAGAGGTCAAAAGTTGGCATCTTTTATGGTTGAAGGAAGTGGAAAGCATATCTTTGTATGTGAACTAATAAAGGCGATATCAATCATGTCTATTCcatcttttgttttctcataTCTGTTCATTCccaattttctatttattttttccaCATTGCTCCCGATTTTCCATTTATTTTTTCCGCATTGCATAATGTTATTTTAACATGAGGAAGCAAACACCTTGACTAGGCATGGGTAAATTCTGAATGGAATTGACATAAAAAATATGAGGACAATTTATATTATGAGCATGTTATAAAGAAAAGGGAAGCACCGTAGGCAGTGCTGCTGGAGCATATGTATCATCGTCTTCTGCAATCACAAGAACTTCATCTCCTTCTTGCAAAACATAGGAGTCGTCAggattcaaaattatttttccacCATACGATGCTGCCTTGACACCACAAGGAATAGCATCAGGGAAGCAAATCAAGACTTCCTCAAAGGGCATTCCATCCAACTGAGGCCATCTTTTGATGTAGAACTCACAATTCTCAAAGCCAAGAATGTCTTCCCATATCTGCCAAACCAAGTCCATACAGACATGTAGTTTAAGTTGATAAGAAACCAATTGCAGACCATTCAGTTTCTTGCCTGCATGAATACTTCAAAAGCAGAAAGCAAGTAAATTTGACCTGCGCAAGGCCTGGTTGCCGAGCACATTGAATCATTAGCCGCCCAATTACATCATGTGCGACAACTGTTTCAACTAGATCTCCACCTACAAGTTTAACAAGGACTTCATTATCAAGATCACTCAGTTCGACCACTATATGTCCCCTTAGTCCTTCTTTGACTCCTGTTAAGCTTAGAACTGTCCGCAAGGCACGAGCATCACTCTGTATAACAAAGAATAAAGAAAGAAGTTCTTCAATAGTAGTCCACTTCTTAAGTATCAAAGATGATGATTTCTTTCATGAAGCTACCTGGTCGGCATTTCCATCTTCGGCAAGAATGACAATTGCACGAGCCTTAGAGACAGATACCTGGCAAATTCCATGCAAGCTATATTAGAAAATCAGTTCAAAAATCAAGAAACCTTAATTTGATCAAACTATGATAGAAGAGCAGCTAATTATAGCCACCCATTTGTGAAAAAAAGTATAAAGTAGGCCAACTTACTTCATGGATCAAAAaacaatgataaaaaaaattttggatagcTGTTTGTTTCATGTGATTAAGCCCAGGAATAGGATATACCTTTTTCAGGTCGGCTAAAATCAAAGGGCTTCCACTTCTGCATAGAACAGATGTTCCTCTAAAATCAAATTCCATTTTAGCAATGTCAAGCTCCATCTCTTCTTTGTCTCTTTCAGCCATAACCACAACCATTCCACCACCCAAACTCTCATTGGCTATAGCAAGTTGATTCAATAGAGATCCCTGAGCATAAAGAAGTATTTTCAGGAATTACAATGGTGGCTTATGCTTGCAATCACATGAACAGAAAATAAATTCTGCTGTACAAGTAGAGTTAAAGCTGAGCACGCAATTCTTATCTGCTCTTATTTATCGGCAGTCAATTTCAGCAATTCTACTCTCTTTTGCCTTAAATCCAAAGTCCCCGGAAGTACCCTCAAGGAATATGGAATAAACATAAGCACAAacatcaaagaaaaaggaatctGAACATTTGCTAGCATTCGAGATGTCGATCCAAGAATTACTAGATAAAAAGCCATAGTAATGTACAAACTTATTCTATTGTAAATCAAGCATTTACACATTCTTTGTTTGAAAGCAAAGCAAGTTTGATAGCAGATGATGTAGAACTAGATAAACAgaatataaatgaaaaatacatcTTCATCTCTCAAAAAAGAATTTATTATTGATACCAGGGCTAAAATTGGATGAGATTTTGGAGATTAAAAGGAGGATAAAAACAAGGTTATTATGTATCACTAGACTgatggaaaaaataaataaataaagaaaatgcttGCAGGTACTCCAAAAGCAACACTAGAAAATCTACTACTTCTAACTAAGGTTTGAAGGGCAAAGGCTTACCAACTTGTCACTCCACCCAAGGATAAGAGTGTGATTTTGCCCTACAACTTCACTTCTTCCTTTTCTCAGTGAGTCAAACTTCTCAGAAATTGCATCTGAAACGAGTCCCAGCATCATTGCAAATACGAGCATCCCACCAAAGCTAATGGACACTGACACTAACCTCGGACCAATGCCCTCGGAATTAGCATGATTGCCTGAGTCTGCAACATAGGTCCAAGATAACCATAGGGAATCTGCTAAGCTGTCATCTGTAACCCCAAAAAGTGCTAACCCGCCAAGACAAATAAGTAGTACTGTTGCAACTAACAAGGCGAGTGGCTTAGCATAGGGATGAACAGATAAAAAAGCATCAACCCTGTATGCCAGCTGCTTGTTTAAAGATACTTTCTCTGTGAGAATGTCAGACAATCTTCTCGAATTCGAGACATAGTCAACATacttgagaaaaagaaatggaattGATAGCAATGCTAGTGAGGCGACTACAGCTATGTTTTTCAAGCTTTTGTTGGAAAGATGGTTTATGTCGTGTGTCGTTGAATCAATATCATCTATAGAATCAAGCAAACTGCAAACCAGTAACCGGTGATTG
This Coffea arabica cultivar ET-39 chromosome 3e, Coffea Arabica ET-39 HiFi, whole genome shotgun sequence DNA region includes the following protein-coding sequences:
- the LOC113736911 gene encoding ion channel CASTOR isoform X2, with product MSLDRMDSSSDSPSTSFSNRDWFFPSQSFINSSHHIPRTSIRRFSSPYPKRAATPSFQSFPASPPPPPWTPSISNSSPPPPPPPPPPANYYAKYAGVRRGSAYLSRQLRNQKSTSQNDGGGIGGQGIKSKSDDAVSEFREDSKTTTEPAGKRLTGLFGGRLIVRWQTAFTAAVLVTAFSSLVHKNFALHNEVIRLQDQIFKLNHRLLVCSLLDSIDDIDSTTHDINHLSNKSLKNIAVVASLALLSIPFLFLKYVDYVSNSRRLSDILTEKVSLNKQLAYRVDAFLSVHPYAKPLALLVATVLLICLGGLALFGVTDDSLADSLWLSWTYVADSGNHANSEGIGPRLVSVSISFGGMLVFAMMLGLVSDAISEKFDSLRKGRSEVVGQNHTLILGWSDKLGSLLNQLAIANESLGGGMVVVMAERDKEEMELDIAKMEFDFRGTSVLCRSGSPLILADLKKVSVSKARAIVILAEDGNADQSDARALRTVLSLTGVKEGLRGHIVVELSDLDNEVLVKLVGGDLVETVVAHDVIGRLMIQCARQPGLAQIWEDILGFENCEFYIKRWPQLDGMPFEEVLICFPDAIPCGVKAASYGGKIILNPDDSYVLQEGDEVLVIAEDDDTYAPAALPTVKEAPFMPITRPARKPQKILLCGWRRDIDDMIVVLDAFLAPDSELWMLNEVPEKEREKKLIDGGLDSSRLVNITLVNREGNAVVRRHLESLPLESFDSILILADESVEDSAIQADSRSLATLLLIRDIQAKRLPYREAMVSQVHRSSFSQGSWIGEMQQASDKSVIISEILDPRTKNLLSMSKISDYVLSNELVSMALAMVAEDRQINDVLEELFAEEGNEMQIRGAELYLREGEELSFYEVLLRARQRREIVIGYRVANTERAVINPPAKNEKRKWSVNDVFVVIAEKE
- the LOC113736911 gene encoding ion channel CASTOR isoform X1; the encoded protein is MSLDRMDSSSDSPSTSFSNRDWFFPSQSFINSSHHIPRTSIRRFSSPYPKRAATPSFQSFPASPPPPPWTPSISNSSPPPPPPPPPPANYYAKYAGVRRGSAYLSRQLRNQKSTSQNDGGGIGGQGIKSKSDDAVSEFREDSKTTTEPAGKRLTGLFGGRLIVRWQTAFTAAVLVTAFSSLVHKNFALHNEVIRLQDQIFKLNHRLLVCSLLDSIDDIDSTTHDINHLSNKSLKNIAVVASLALLSIPFLFLKYVDYVSNSRRLSDILTEKVSLNKQLAYRVDAFLSVHPYAKPLALLVATVLLICLGGLALFGVTDDSLADSLWLSWTYVADSGNHANSEGIGPRLVSVSISFGGMLVFAMMLGLVSDAISEKFDSLRKGRSEVVGQNHTLILGWSDKLGSLLNQLAIANESLGGGMVVVMAERDKEEMELDIAKMEFDFRGTSVLCRSGSPLILADLKKVSVSKARAIVILAEDGNADQSDARALRTVLSLTGVKEGLRGHIVVELSDLDNEVLVKLVGGDLVETVVAHDVIGRLMIQCARQPGLAQIWEDILGFENCEFYIKRWPQLDGMPFEEVLICFPDAIPCGVKAASYGGKIILNPDDSYVLQEGDEVLVIAEDDDTYAPAALPTVQRGYLPKDFIVPKSAERILFCGWRRDMEDMIMVLDAFLAPDSELWMLNEVPEKEREKKLIDGGLDSSRLVNITLVNREGNAVVRRHLESLPLESFDSILILADESVEDSAIQADSRSLATLLLIRDIQAKRLPYREAMVSQVHRSSFSQGSWIGEMQQASDKSVIISEILDPRTKNLLSMSKISDYVLSNELVSMALAMVAEDRQINDVLEELFAEEGNEMQIRGAELYLREGEELSFYEVLLRARQRREIVIGYRVANTERAVINPPAKNEKRKWSVNDVFVVIAEKE